One genomic segment of Bacteroides caccae includes these proteins:
- a CDS encoding TolC family protein codes for MQIDLLLLKRMLLAIVVFMGITLPSQGQIPLTIDKAMEIAQENSPSLRRSYMNLERYKQNLIAQKASLKSRFSLNLNPLDYNKNRRFDNRLSQWYTNETLNSSGTFQIEQPILWTDGTISLINKFGWQDNNSILEGNKTSDRAFSNDLYLQLTQPIFTYNKRKMELKQIEYDYENADISYALQRLNTEKSITDQFYAVYMAQSNLEISREELINAQQSYDIIKNKVEADLAAKDELFQAELNLATARSSVDESKVSLENAKDKLKQTLGMRLDEDILVFAEVDIKPIQVDLEQAITHGLGSRLELRQREIESKELEFEMIKTKALNEFKGDISLSFGLMGDNRHLNKMFNNPTQNPRVSISFTVPIFDWGEKRARIKAQKVAQQINELEFHEEKVDIELNIRQVWRSLENLRTQIKIAEQNVQNAQLTYDLNQTRYREGDITGMEMSQFQTQLSNKKITYTQALINYRIELLNLKILSLYDFDKNIPIVPMKDIIDKK; via the coding sequence ATGCAAATTGACTTACTACTATTAAAAAGAATGCTACTGGCAATTGTTGTTTTCATGGGAATTACATTACCCTCGCAAGGGCAAATTCCCTTAACGATTGACAAGGCTATGGAAATTGCGCAGGAAAACAGTCCTTCTCTCCGCCGTTCCTATATGAATTTGGAAAGGTATAAACAGAACCTGATTGCTCAGAAGGCTTCGTTGAAATCGCGGTTCTCGTTAAACCTGAATCCGTTAGATTATAACAAAAACAGGCGTTTCGATAACCGGCTGTCGCAATGGTATACTAATGAAACGCTCAACAGTAGTGGGACTTTTCAAATTGAGCAACCCATCTTATGGACGGACGGTACGATTTCGTTAATCAACAAGTTCGGTTGGCAAGACAATAATTCCATTTTGGAAGGGAATAAAACCAGCGACCGGGCATTCAGCAATGACCTCTATTTGCAATTGACTCAACCTATCTTCACTTACAACAAGCGGAAAATGGAATTGAAACAGATTGAATATGATTATGAAAATGCTGATATTAGTTATGCTCTGCAGCGGTTGAATACGGAAAAAAGTATAACAGACCAATTTTATGCTGTTTATATGGCGCAAAGTAATTTGGAAATCAGCCGTGAGGAACTAATCAATGCCCAGCAAAGCTATGATATTATAAAAAATAAGGTAGAAGCGGATTTAGCAGCCAAAGACGAACTTTTTCAGGCTGAGTTGAATCTAGCGACAGCTCGTTCGTCGGTAGACGAGAGTAAGGTGAGTTTGGAAAATGCGAAAGATAAGTTGAAACAAACACTTGGAATGAGATTGGATGAGGATATTTTAGTATTTGCCGAAGTTGATATTAAACCTATTCAAGTAGATTTGGAACAAGCTATCACACATGGATTAGGCTCACGGTTGGAACTTCGTCAGCGTGAAATAGAAAGTAAAGAACTTGAGTTTGAAATGATTAAGACGAAAGCATTGAATGAGTTCAAAGGGGATATCTCTTTGTCATTCGGATTAATGGGAGATAACCGTCATTTGAATAAAATGTTTAATAATCCGACACAAAATCCACGTGTTTCTATCAGTTTTACTGTTCCTATATTCGATTGGGGAGAAAAGAGAGCACGAATCAAAGCACAAAAGGTTGCACAACAAATTAATGAACTTGAATTTCATGAAGAAAAGGTAGATATTGAACTGAATATCCGTCAGGTATGGCGTAGTCTTGAGAATCTCCGTACTCAGATCAAAATTGCCGAGCAGAATGTGCAAAATGCTCAATTAACTTATGATCTGAACCAGACACGTTATCGGGAAGGCGATATTACCGGTATGGAAATGAGTCAGTTCCAGACACAACTTTCAAATAAGAAAATCACTTATACGCAAGCATTAATCAACTACAGAATAGAATTACTTAATCTTAAAATTCTTTCATTGTATGACTTCGACAAGAATATTCCTATTGTTCCGATGAAAGATATAATCGATAAAAAATAA
- a CDS encoding efflux RND transporter periplasmic adaptor subunit codes for MKQYHILIAFSLLATIGLTSCGDRPQNAPNNIATPVSVVELKKGSISKLINTTGTVQPTYGVSLNSEMSGFYKLQINPKTGKTFKMGDRVSKGTIIVRLEDKEYENGIAIDAKKLSLEIAEQEQSKQKALYEKGGVTMSEMRNTEVKVTNARYDYENAQLNLEKMKVKAPFDGVIVDLPHYTTDIRVEQGKPVVSLMAYDKMYMDINLPESSIRYVKEAQPVYITHYTIPGDTLRGKISELSPAISSETRTYKGKVLVDNNQLKLRPGMFAKADIVVDRADSSIIIPKDVILSNRRRKYVYVVEKNTAKIRNLETGLEDEYNIEIISGLKVNDNLVVKGFETLKEDAKVKIQK; via the coding sequence ATGAAACAGTATCACATTTTAATAGCATTTTCTTTATTAGCAACTATAGGCTTGACAAGCTGTGGTGACAGACCACAAAACGCACCCAATAACATTGCTACTCCGGTATCTGTTGTCGAACTGAAAAAAGGTTCGATCAGTAAACTGATAAATACAACAGGAACAGTACAGCCTACTTATGGGGTGTCTCTGAACTCTGAAATGAGCGGCTTTTATAAACTTCAAATTAATCCGAAGACAGGAAAAACTTTCAAAATGGGAGATAGGGTGAGTAAAGGTACGATAATTGTCCGGTTGGAAGACAAAGAATATGAAAACGGCATTGCTATCGACGCTAAAAAGCTCAGTCTCGAAATAGCCGAACAGGAGCAATCGAAACAAAAAGCGCTTTATGAAAAGGGAGGGGTGACGATGAGTGAGATGCGGAATACGGAAGTTAAGGTGACGAATGCCCGTTATGATTATGAAAACGCACAACTCAATTTGGAGAAAATGAAGGTAAAAGCTCCGTTTGATGGTGTGATTGTTGACCTGCCCCATTATACAACTGATATCAGGGTAGAGCAGGGTAAGCCGGTAGTAAGTCTAATGGCTTATGATAAAATGTATATGGATATCAATCTGCCGGAGAGCAGCATCCGCTATGTCAAGGAAGCACAACCGGTATATATTACTCATTACACCATACCGGGTGATACTTTGAGAGGGAAAATCAGCGAATTATCTCCCGCAATCAGTTCGGAAACGCGTACCTATAAAGGAAAGGTTTTAGTTGATAACAATCAACTAAAATTGCGTCCGGGTATGTTTGCTAAAGCAGATATTGTGGTAGACAGAGCAGACAGCTCCATTATTATCCCCAAGGACGTGATTCTGTCGAACCGTCGTCGCAAATATGTATATGTCGTTGAGAAGAATACCGCAAAGATACGTAATTTAGAAACAGGCTTAGAGGATGAATATAACATTGAAATCATATCCGGACTCAAAGTAAATGACAATCTGGTAGTGAAGGGGTTTGAAACATTGAAGGAAGATGCTAAAGTAAAAATTCAAAAGTAA
- a CDS encoding golvesin C-terminal-like domain-containing protein, translated as MTFLSNIQSVAKYESKLLIRSWFFRVFTVLAIGITTLFNFLLFVSEDTYGFWIAMSIPSNIPYLILLLLNTGQAVIAIFLASDFLKRDKKLDTSEVFYVRPLSNAEYVIGKIWGNLRVFLLLNLIIMGITMAFNLTVGEVDWIAYLLYFLLISVPTLVFIIGLSIFLMLVLKNQALTFVILLGYIGLTVFYIEDKFYYLFDYMAYSLPLVKSTIVGFSNWEVILNHRAIYFLAGLAFVFFTISLFRRLPHSSRSNYPWVFLSVCTLLLSLACGYWHVHSILYQGDIRAAYTRVNNQYVATPKLFIHQYDFSVEQRLDDFLSEVTMRGVALDSSAVFTFCLNPGLTVRSVDSDGQPLKFKRDKQIVLVDFGTNLAKGDTASVTFKYDGQIDNSFCYLDIPPEVLQASKKKFLFNIDKQYCFQTKDYLLLTPETYWYPRAGTGYSDENPDWQQTYFSNYHLKVKPLAGLVPLSQGEGKSDEHGVYTFKGDFPSQTISLAIGDYQQKSISADSILYSIWHLKGHDFFSAALDSIHDTIPSLIRNVKDQLARNYKLDYPFKRFSLIEVPIQFVGYERAWSQAQETVQPEMVLFPEKGALFDDMDMKKQVQNHIRWSRYGDRNEISLQEAQMRTFNNFIWRFAQTEGNYNFSSGSRGKGNLSSEANPYFLFPQIYNFRYNIFSSEWPVANRVIELYLQKKSENGGWERQINGISNNEKAVLLLEKRTFKELLVDMELRNLQNNIVGQEASRLFARAEINMGVEAFRDSLYSLLKRNTFLNIKFENMLDTLGEISRTDIRSLLGEWEKTTPLPFYSLGEPTLTKITNKGGEEFFVLKMLISNNSDYDGIIHMDIRKDGWWYQPLEDPRAKTKIEMPAHTSKEFVSVWEDQIRNVEINTMVSGNLPNIISQDINNVKQERNKIVKDSIYILPESSFDLPGEIIVDNEDSTLFILSAPPIVGLLPKWLDEVEETPFKYSGISWWRPPLQWTATTNDRYYGKYIRSAFVIKSGDGSQTATWKVPVPEVGQYDLYYHVFKDDELRWNNNLQGEYHFKVKYGSEVEDAYVNLRKANEGWEQLGSYYFDSDTVRVVLTDECKLRSVTADAVKIVKRY; from the coding sequence ATGACCTTTTTATCTAATATACAATCGGTAGCAAAGTATGAAAGCAAGTTATTAATAAGAAGTTGGTTCTTCCGGGTGTTTACAGTGCTCGCCATAGGTATCACTACTCTTTTTAATTTTCTCCTATTTGTATCGGAGGATACTTACGGATTTTGGATTGCTATGTCCATTCCGTCGAATATCCCTTATCTAATTCTGCTATTGCTGAATACAGGACAGGCTGTCATTGCTATTTTTCTTGCCTCTGATTTTCTGAAAAGGGACAAGAAACTGGATACGTCGGAAGTCTTTTATGTCCGTCCGTTAAGTAATGCCGAGTACGTGATTGGTAAGATCTGGGGGAATCTGCGTGTTTTTCTGCTGCTCAATCTTATTATTATGGGCATTACAATGGCATTCAATCTGACAGTGGGAGAAGTGGACTGGATAGCTTATTTATTATATTTTCTGCTGATTAGTGTACCTACGCTCGTTTTTATTATTGGCCTGTCTATCTTTCTGATGTTGGTGCTGAAGAATCAGGCACTCACTTTTGTTATTCTGTTGGGGTATATCGGATTGACTGTTTTTTATATTGAGGATAAGTTTTATTACCTTTTCGATTATATGGCGTATAGTCTCCCATTAGTAAAATCTACTATTGTTGGATTTTCCAATTGGGAAGTAATTTTGAATCACCGGGCTATCTATTTTCTCGCCGGCCTGGCATTTGTCTTTTTCACTATCTCTCTATTCCGGCGTCTGCCTCACTCGTCGCGTAGCAATTATCCATGGGTCTTTCTTTCTGTGTGTACACTCTTGCTGAGTTTAGCTTGCGGATATTGGCATGTGCATTCCATTTTGTATCAGGGCGATATACGGGCTGCATATACACGTGTTAACAACCAATATGTCGCTACTCCGAAGCTGTTTATTCATCAATATGATTTTTCGGTAGAACAACGTCTTGATGACTTTCTATCCGAAGTAACCATGAGGGGGGTAGCTTTGGACTCGTCTGCCGTATTTACGTTTTGCCTGAATCCGGGGCTGACCGTACGTTCCGTTGATTCGGATGGACAACCACTTAAATTCAAGCGTGACAAGCAAATCGTATTAGTGGATTTCGGTACGAATCTGGCAAAGGGAGACACTGCCTCAGTGACATTTAAGTATGATGGACAAATAGATAATTCGTTTTGTTATCTGGATATTCCTCCGGAAGTGTTACAGGCTTCTAAAAAGAAATTTCTGTTCAATATTGATAAACAATACTGTTTCCAGACAAAGGATTATTTATTGCTTACTCCCGAAACATATTGGTATCCTCGTGCCGGAACTGGTTATAGTGATGAAAATCCGGACTGGCAACAAACTTATTTCAGCAATTACCATTTGAAAGTGAAGCCTCTAGCAGGGTTGGTTCCGCTTTCCCAAGGCGAAGGTAAGAGCGATGAACATGGGGTTTATACGTTTAAGGGAGATTTTCCGTCTCAAACAATATCACTGGCCATAGGAGATTATCAGCAGAAAAGTATATCTGCAGACAGCATCCTATATAGTATCTGGCATCTGAAAGGACATGACTTCTTTTCGGCAGCTTTGGATTCTATCCACGATACGATCCCTTCATTAATACGTAATGTTAAAGACCAACTGGCTCGAAACTATAAATTGGATTATCCTTTCAAACGGTTTTCGTTGATAGAAGTACCAATACAATTTGTGGGTTATGAACGTGCTTGGTCGCAAGCACAGGAAACCGTGCAACCGGAAATGGTCTTATTTCCGGAAAAAGGGGCATTGTTTGATGATATGGATATGAAGAAACAGGTTCAAAACCATATACGTTGGTCGAGATATGGAGACAGGAATGAAATCAGTTTGCAGGAAGCACAGATGCGTACGTTCAATAATTTTATCTGGAGATTTGCGCAAACGGAAGGAAATTATAATTTTTCATCCGGTAGCAGGGGAAAAGGTAATCTTTCGTCAGAGGCAAATCCTTATTTTCTTTTTCCACAAATCTATAATTTCCGGTATAATATTTTTTCTTCGGAATGGCCTGTTGCCAACCGGGTGATTGAGTTGTATTTGCAAAAAAAATCAGAGAATGGAGGTTGGGAGCGTCAGATTAATGGTATTAGTAATAATGAAAAGGCTGTTCTGTTGCTGGAGAAGCGTACATTTAAAGAATTGCTGGTCGATATGGAACTGCGCAACTTGCAGAATAATATCGTCGGACAGGAAGCAAGCCGTCTTTTTGCCAGGGCAGAAATAAATATGGGCGTAGAAGCCTTTAGGGACTCATTATATTCATTGCTGAAACGTAATACTTTTTTGAATATAAAGTTTGAAAATATGCTCGATACATTGGGAGAGATAAGTCGGACAGATATTCGTTCATTGTTGGGAGAATGGGAAAAAACAACACCTCTTCCTTTTTACTCGTTAGGGGAACCAACATTGACTAAAATTACCAATAAGGGTGGAGAAGAATTTTTTGTATTGAAAATGCTGATAAGTAATAATTCGGATTATGATGGGATTATTCACATGGATATTCGTAAAGACGGTTGGTGGTATCAGCCTTTGGAAGACCCCAGAGCCAAAACAAAAATAGAGATGCCTGCTCATACCAGTAAGGAATTTGTTTCGGTTTGGGAAGATCAGATCCGTAATGTTGAGATTAATACTATGGTTTCGGGGAATCTTCCGAATATAATTAGTCAAGACATAAATAATGTCAAACAGGAACGAAACAAAATAGTCAAAGACAGTATTTATATATTGCCGGAATCTTCGTTCGATTTGCCGGGGGAAATTATTGTGGATAATGAAGATTCTACTCTTTTTATTCTTTCCGCTCCTCCCATTGTGGGGCTCTTGCCTAAGTGGTTGGACGAAGTGGAGGAAACACCTTTTAAATATTCGGGTATATCCTGGTGGCGTCCGCCTTTACAATGGACGGCTACTACCAATGACAGATATTATGGAAAATATATTCGTTCGGCTTTTGTGATTAAAAGTGGGGACGGCAGCCAGACTGCTACATGGAAAGTACCTGTACCGGAAGTCGGTCAGTATGACTTGTATTATCATGTATTCAAGGATGATGAACTTCGTTGGAACAATAATCTTCAGGGGGAATATCATTTTAAAGTAAAGTATGGCAGTGAGGTAGAAGATGCCTATGTTAACCTGAGAAAAGCAAATGAGGGGTGGGAACAACTGGGTAGTTACTACTTTGACTCAGATACGGTCCGGGTGGTACTGACAGATGAATGTAAACTGCGGTCTGTAACAGCCGACGCAGTGAAAATAGTGAAACGATATTAA